Proteins found in one Mycobacterium branderi genomic segment:
- a CDS encoding maleylpyruvate isomerase mycothiol-dependent enzyme family protein, producing MRSDTTPAGARDLPAIWAETGGRIIELVRRLPGDAGGVVVPTVPGTTIRDVLAHLIGTATEATDHRAGVRRGPFTLPSANGAPWDATPGELLTEWEKVADKLHGHIGSDPQLASVLITDAAMSEHDLRTALDAPGARDDVAIKVALDELSGRFSDRVATAALPPLRVTVEQWGTIVGVGHAISCVVADRFEFVRAMSGRRSAAEVRRWNWGVDPDAYLPVISEVGLPARDIHERDPRIPEHMRDREFVL from the coding sequence ATGCGCTCGGACACCACGCCGGCAGGGGCGCGAGACCTACCGGCGATCTGGGCTGAGACGGGCGGGCGCATCATCGAGCTTGTCCGTCGTTTGCCCGGCGACGCCGGCGGTGTGGTCGTTCCGACTGTGCCGGGCACCACGATCCGCGATGTGCTGGCTCATTTGATCGGCACCGCGACGGAAGCAACGGATCACCGTGCCGGCGTGCGGCGCGGGCCGTTCACCCTGCCGTCGGCCAACGGCGCCCCGTGGGACGCCACGCCGGGCGAGTTGCTCACAGAGTGGGAGAAGGTGGCCGACAAGCTTCACGGACACATCGGTTCGGACCCGCAGCTGGCGTCGGTCTTGATCACTGACGCGGCGATGAGCGAACACGACTTGCGCACCGCGCTGGACGCACCGGGCGCGCGCGACGACGTCGCCATCAAGGTAGCGCTGGATGAACTGTCCGGGCGGTTCTCTGATCGGGTGGCGACGGCGGCTCTGCCGCCGCTGCGGGTGACGGTCGAGCAGTGGGGGACGATCGTGGGTGTCGGACATGCTATTTCGTGTGTGGTCGCCGACCGCTTCGAGTTCGTGCGCGCGATGTCGGGGCGGCGCTCGGCCGCCGAGGTCCGCCGGTGGAACTGGGGCGTCGACCCGGACGCATACCTTCCGGTCATTTCCGAAGTGGGTCTTCCGGCCCGGGATATCCACGAACGTGACCCCCGCATTCCCGAGCACATGCGCGACCGCGAGTTTGTGCTCTAA
- a CDS encoding IS110 family RNA-guided transposase, with amino-acid sequence MGLFCGIDWATEHHDVAVIDDDGRVVARGRVSNDAAGFAALLTLLAEAGDSAAHPIPVGIETDRGLWVAALRETGRVIYPINPLAASRYRARHAVSGAKSDATDAVLLANIVRTDAAAHRPLPADTELAQAIRVLARAQQDAVWARQQIGNQIRDLLKDFYPAAIAAFAGLPEGGLARADARTILAAAPTPTQAATLTPARLRRLLTKAGRRRHLDRDIERLRAVFTDTYLHQPPAVENAMGIQLAALLRQLEAACTAADELAEAAIAHFEQHPDAKIITSFPGLGMLAGARVLAEIGDDRTRFAEARGLKAFAGSAPITRASGKKTVVLHRHIKNRRLAAVGPIWALGSLRASPGARRHYDARRAAGDWNHQAQRHLFNKFLGQLHHCLQTGRLYNEHLAFPPPLSLVA; translated from the coding sequence TGTGGTGGCCCGCGGACGGGTCAGCAATGATGCGGCCGGGTTCGCGGCTCTGTTGACGCTGCTGGCTGAGGCCGGTGACAGCGCCGCGCATCCAATCCCGGTGGGGATCGAAACCGATCGCGGACTGTGGGTGGCCGCGCTGCGCGAAACCGGCCGGGTGATCTACCCGATCAACCCACTGGCGGCCTCGCGGTACCGGGCACGGCATGCAGTGTCGGGGGCCAAATCCGATGCCACCGATGCGGTGCTGCTGGCCAATATCGTGCGCACCGATGCCGCCGCGCACCGACCGCTGCCCGCCGACACCGAGCTGGCCCAAGCCATCCGGGTGCTCGCCCGCGCCCAGCAAGATGCGGTTTGGGCGCGTCAGCAGATCGGCAACCAGATCCGCGACCTGCTCAAAGACTTCTACCCGGCCGCCATCGCCGCGTTCGCCGGGCTGCCCGAGGGTGGACTGGCCCGCGCCGACGCCCGCACCATCTTGGCCGCTGCGCCGACCCCAACGCAGGCGGCGACGCTGACTCCCGCCCGGCTGCGCCGACTGCTGACCAAAGCTGGCCGCCGACGCCATCTCGACCGCGATATCGAGCGGTTGCGCGCCGTGTTCACCGACACCTACCTGCACCAACCGCCGGCCGTGGAAAACGCGATGGGCATCCAACTGGCGGCGTTGTTGCGCCAACTCGAGGCCGCCTGCACCGCGGCCGACGAGCTGGCCGAGGCGGCGATCGCCCATTTTGAGCAACACCCGGACGCCAAGATCATCACCAGCTTCCCCGGCCTGGGGATGTTGGCCGGCGCCCGGGTGCTCGCCGAGATCGGCGATGACCGAACCCGCTTCGCTGAGGCCCGCGGACTCAAAGCCTTCGCCGGATCCGCCCCCATCACCCGCGCCAGCGGCAAGAAAACCGTTGTCCTGCACCGCCACATCAAGAACCGGCGACTGGCCGCCGTCGGCCCGATCTGGGCACTGGGATCGCTGCGCGCCTCGCCGGGCGCGCGTCGCCACTACGATGCCCGCCGCGCCGCCGGAGACTGGAACCACCAAGCCCAACGGCACCTGTTCAACAAGTTTCTCGGCCAACTCCACCACTGCCTGCAGACCGGCCGGCTCTACAACGAACACCTGGCGTTTCCACCTCCTCTCTCGCTCGTGGCTTGA